The genomic window TCTTTCGCCGGGGTCGCGAGTTCGGCGTCGAGCCAATCCCGCAGCACCGCGACGCGTCGCTTTCCGGGGGGATCGACGTCGAGCCAGTCCCTGGTCAAGCGACCTGCACCGAGCTGAAGCGAGAATGCGACATCAGGGTCTTCGTCGGTACCCGTCGTCATTTCGAGCGAGCCACCGCCGATGTCGAGGTTGAGGATCCGTCCCGCGCTCCACCCGTGCCAGCGACGCACGGCGAGGAACGTCAGCCGAGCTTCGTCAACGCCGGACAGAGTCTGCAGTGCGACGCCGGTTTCGCTGAGAACTCGTGCCAGAACTTCGTCACTGTTGTGTGCGTCACGCACGGCCGACGTGGCGAAGGCCATCAGCTCTCCGCAGCCGGACTTCTTCGCTATCTCAGCGAAGTCTCCGACCTCGCTGACCAGCCGGTCCGCACCCTCGCGCGTGATATTTCCGTCGGCGTCGGTGTTCTCGGAGAGCCGGAGAGTGGCTTTCGAGGAGCTCATCGGTGTCGGGTGCCCGCCACGATGCGCATCCACCACCAGAAGATGCACGGTGTTGCTGCCGACGTCGAGCACCCCTAATCGCACATCACCACGGTACTGGGTCTACCGTCGTCTCTTGTGACAGCAGGTAGTAAGCAGCAGTCGTTTGCCGCAGAAGTCGATCTGGATTTCCCTCGCGAATGGGTGGAATTCCCCGATCCGGACAACTCCGAGCACATCATCGCAGCAGACCTCACCTGGCTTCTGTCGAATTGGACGTGTGTGTTCGGTACACCCGCCTGCCAAGGAACCGTTGCAGGTCGCCCCGATGACGGGTGTTGCTCGCACGGTGCGTTCCTCTCCGACGACGACGACAAACGCAAGCTCGATGCGTCGGTGAAGATGCTCACCGCGCAGGACTGGCAGCTGATGGACAAGGGCCTCGGCAAGAAGGGCTACGTCGAGTACGACGATCTCGATGACGAGCAGTCGCTGCGCACCCGCCGCTACAAAGGCGCATGTATCTTCCAGAACCGGCCAGGATTCGAAGGCGGAATCGGGTGCGCGCTGCATTCGATGGCGTTGAGGAAGGGCATCGAGCCGCTCGAGGTCAAACCTGATGTGTGCTGGCAGCTGCCGATTCGGCGCACCCAGGACTGGATCACCCGGCCCGACGGCACCGAAATCCTCAAGACCACCATCGGCGAGTACGACCGTCGCGGCTGGGGCGAGGGCGGCCACGATCTGTCCTGGTACTGCTCCGGCTCCCCCGACGCCCACGTAGGCGCCAAACAGGTCTTCGAGTCCTACAAACCCGAACTGACCGAACTCCTCGGTAAGCCCGCGTACGAAGAACTGGCCTCACTGTGCAAACGCCGACGCGGACTCGGACTCATCGCGGTCCACCCGGCGACCCGTGAGGCCCAGCGGACCAAGTAGGGCAGCTCCGCAGCGTCTGATCCTTCGAGGGTGAAATTCGTCCGAACCCTGCCATCGGTGAAGTCGGCGCGCCACACTTCGTCCACCATCACACGGCGAAGGGGAACTGACATGATCAAGAAACTTCTGGCGGCGACTGCCATTGCACTCGGGCTGGCAGCAGGCCTGGCGCCGACTGCATCAGCGGACGATTTCAACTGGCAGTGGTACGACGCGACCTTCGAGTTCGTCGATGTTCTTGCACCGGGTGGCATCTCTTCGGGAAGCGCGTACGTTCCCGAGGCCACCTCGATCATTGTGAGCCCGTACGGAACCTCACGACTGATCGAATGCATCGGCGACGGGCACTACCGCGTCAAGGAGTGCCGCCAGGAGGGACGCCCGTTGATCCACGCCGCTCAGTACCCGCTACGCGACGTGTGGTTCCTGGGCTGACAGGCGTTACGCATGTGAACGAAAATACCTAGCCCCCTACGTATTTTCGTTCACATGCGCCGAAGGCGCCTACCCCTCCAGCTTGTAGCCGAGTCCACGAACGGTGACGAGATGCTCCGGCTTCGCGGGATCCGATTCGATCTTCGAACGAAGTCTCTTGACGTGCACGTCGAGGGTTTTGGTGTCGCCGACGTAATCGGCGCCCCAGACCCGGTCGATCAATTGACCGCGCGTGAGGACCCTGCCGGAGTTTCGCAACAGGTATTCGAGGAGATCGAATTCCTTGAGCGGCAACGTAATCTGCTCCGAATTGACCATGACCACGTGGCGCTCGACGTCCATACGCACCGGGCCTGCCTCGAGCACACCGGTATCGGTCGTGCCGTCGAGTTCTGCGTCGCTCCCGCGCCGCAACACCGCACGGATACGTGCGATCAGCTCGCGCGCCGAATACGGCTTGGTCACATAGTCGTCCGCGCCCAGTTCGAGCCCTACGACCTTGTCGATCTCGCTGTCTCGTGCGGTCACCATGATGACGGGAACACCCGAGCGTGCGCGTAGCTGCTTGCACACGTCGGTGCCGCTCATTCCCGGCAGCATCAGGTCGAGAAGCACGATATCCGCTCCTGCCCTGTCGAATTCAGCGAGAGCCGAGGGGCCGTCGCCGACAACGGTGGCGTCGAACCCTTCCTTACGCAGGAGGAAAGCGAGGGGATCGGCCAACGATTCTTCGTCCTCGACGATCAGTACGTTGGTCACTGTTCTTCTCCTTCTGTCGACCCGAGGTCGTCTTCTTCGAAATAGGCAGGGATCTGCAGAGTGAAGGTGGATCCGGTGCCGAGCTTGCTCCACAGCGAGATGCTCCCGTTGTGGTTGGCTGCGACGTGTTTTGCGATGGCAAGGCCGAGGCCCGTGCCACCTGTCGCCCGCGACCGTGCTTTGTCGACGCGGAAGAATCGTTCGAAGACCCGCTCCTGGTCTTCTTTGGCGATGCCGATACCTCTGTCGGTGACGGCAAACGAGACGGAATCGCTTCTGAGCGCACGGCTCACGGACACCGGCGATCCGTCCGACGAATAGGCGATCGCATTCTGGATCAGATTGGCCAGCGCTGTGACGAGAAGAGCCTGATCGCCGAGCACCTCGAGGCCACTCGGATGATCGGTGGTGACGGTGATTCCGGCG from Rhodococcus sp. P1Y includes these protein-coding regions:
- a CDS encoding Ppx/GppA phosphatase family protein, whose product is MRLGVLDVGSNTVHLLVVDAHRGGHPTPMSSSKATLRLSENTDADGNITREGADRLVSEVGDFAEIAKKSGCGELMAFATSAVRDAHNSDEVLARVLSETGVALQTLSGVDEARLTFLAVRRWHGWSAGRILNLDIGGGSLEMTTGTDEDPDVAFSLQLGAGRLTRDWLDVDPPGKRRVAVLRDWLDAELATPAKELLAAGEPDRAVGTSKTFRSLARLTGAAPSAAGPRVTRRLTADGLRQLIAFISRMTASDRAELEGVSADRSPQLVAGALVAEASMRALSIDSIEICPWALREGLILRKLDTETDGDLVVRST
- a CDS encoding response regulator transcription factor, producing MTNVLIVEDEESLADPLAFLLRKEGFDATVVGDGPSALAEFDRAGADIVLLDLMLPGMSGTDVCKQLRARSGVPVIMVTARDSEIDKVVGLELGADDYVTKPYSARELIARIRAVLRRGSDAELDGTTDTGVLEAGPVRMDVERHVVMVNSEQITLPLKEFDLLEYLLRNSGRVLTRGQLIDRVWGADYVGDTKTLDVHVKRLRSKIESDPAKPEHLVTVRGLGYKLEG